A window of Spirochaetota bacterium contains these coding sequences:
- the pelG gene encoding exopolysaccharide Pel transporter PelG, translating to MAGIGFELYKILHKGTLSSIVQAFFLGIIIVAGPWILSVLTIYIIQTYSFEAISSNPALFTVTIVYVYAFSLFLSGGFHYVFSRYIADQLYIENYREIPSALLTAIILISIISVVPVSVFILFNNFSFVPYHTLYILSLIALFIIINILWIMLVYIALLKAYYKIFFSYLAGTIASIAGVKYLGKIYGISGALCGYTIGQAIIVILLIIISQLAYPIQSLTLNREFISSFKEHKRIFLMGLLFNMAIWSDKMLYWFLYGNHIPNTLYYYYIPYDIPVFLAYLTMIPGLVYFLIIAETDFHKNFFEFISNILQDPFRYIQSKKQKMLISLQNGIKGIVFFQSIWTVGILIKLPQILDFLGYAHTINLSIMRILLIAVFFHLLTLNCTIYLLYMELQFEAAMAAGIYLLCNVVLTLVSMYAIHWLPGTSYMIASIVSTVYCTYHLYKKAPIIDFIIFSRT from the coding sequence ATGGCTGGTATTGGATTTGAATTATATAAAATATTGCACAAAGGCACATTGTCTTCAATTGTGCAAGCTTTCTTTTTAGGTATTATCATTGTGGCAGGACCATGGATACTATCAGTACTCACGATATACATTATTCAAACTTATTCATTTGAAGCTATATCTAGCAATCCTGCATTATTTACTGTTACAATAGTCTATGTTTATGCTTTTTCATTGTTCTTGTCAGGCGGTTTTCACTACGTATTTTCGCGCTACATAGCCGATCAACTGTATATTGAAAATTACAGGGAAATACCTTCCGCACTATTAACCGCAATTATTCTTATATCAATAATATCTGTAGTGCCGGTATCAGTATTTATTCTCTTTAACAATTTCTCATTTGTCCCCTATCATACTCTGTATATACTATCGCTGATAGCTCTTTTTATAATTATTAACATACTATGGATTATGTTGGTTTATATTGCATTATTAAAAGCATACTATAAAATATTCTTCAGCTATCTTGCAGGAACTATAGCCAGCATTGCAGGTGTCAAGTATTTGGGAAAAATATATGGAATTTCTGGTGCATTGTGTGGGTATACAATAGGACAGGCAATCATCGTTATTTTATTAATAATTATTTCACAACTTGCATATCCAATACAATCACTGACCTTGAATAGAGAATTTATATCTTCATTTAAAGAACATAAACGCATATTTTTAATGGGATTGCTTTTTAACATGGCTATATGGTCGGATAAAATGCTGTACTGGTTTTTATACGGCAATCATATCCCTAACACACTCTACTACTATTACATACCTTACGACATACCAGTGTTTCTGGCATATCTAACCATGATACCAGGGCTGGTATATTTTCTAATTATTGCCGAAACCGACTTTCATAAAAATTTCTTTGAGTTTATTTCAAATATACTACAAGACCCATTTAGGTACATACAGTCAAAAAAACAGAAAATGTTAATCTCACTCCAAAACGGCATTAAAGGCATTGTTTTTTTCCAGTCAATATGGACTGTTGGAATTTTAATTAAACTACCACAAATTTTGGATTTTTTAGGTTATGCACACACAATTAATCTTAGCATTATGAGAATTTTGCTTATAGCTGTGTTTTTCCATTTGCTTACACTTAATTGTACAATCTATTTGCTGTATATGGAATTACAATTTGAAGCTGCAATGGCTGCAGGTATCTATCTTTTATGCAATGTTGTGCTAACGTTAGTTTCAATGTATGCTATACACTGGCTTCCAGGTACAAGCTATATGATTGCTTCAATAGTATCTACAGTATATTGCACATATCACCTGTATAAAAAGGCACCAATTATTGATTTTATTATTTTTAGCAGAACGTAA
- a CDS encoding HDOD domain-containing protein: MIDKDNIDIKDLPVFPQVAVKILQIQEDNIDISFKELESIILLDPALTAKILKVANSALYARQREITNLQQALTLLGFKMVKSLVLLVSASNIYSKNVKSHQQSTAATVTKTSTSMIWRHSVVTAFISKYVATRIKNDEKKEDVFVAGLLHDVGRLIMMINYKEKYEQYIAYLNQMQYRDIREIEEKIFEINHQDIGKIVLNKWNFPLELVDTVAQHHVAQVDSKFKTTVQIVGLSNILAKIIENETLSQNDKELLEAYSKALNITQDDYNYLTGEIVETLKNDELYKMSTSLIG, from the coding sequence ATGATTGATAAAGATAATATAGACATTAAGGATTTGCCGGTATTTCCACAGGTTGCCGTTAAAATTTTGCAGATCCAGGAAGATAATATTGATATTAGCTTCAAAGAATTGGAGAGCATTATACTGCTTGATCCCGCATTAACAGCTAAAATACTTAAAGTTGCTAATTCAGCGCTCTATGCCCGCCAGCGTGAGATTACAAACTTACAGCAGGCACTAACACTGTTAGGTTTTAAAATGGTAAAAAGCCTGGTTCTATTAGTGTCAGCTTCAAATATTTACAGTAAAAATGTAAAATCACACCAGCAGAGCACTGCTGCAACTGTTACAAAAACTTCAACTTCCATGATATGGCGACATTCAGTTGTAACTGCTTTTATTTCAAAGTATGTAGCTACACGAATTAAAAATGATGAAAAAAAAGAGGATGTGTTTGTTGCTGGTTTGCTCCATGATGTAGGCAGGCTAATCATGATGATAAATTATAAAGAAAAATATGAACAATATATTGCATATCTTAATCAAATGCAGTATAGGGATATACGTGAAATAGAAGAAAAAATATTTGAGATAAATCATCAGGATATAGGTAAGATAGTTTTGAATAAATGGAATTTTCCTCTTGAACTAGTGGATACAGTTGCACAGCATCATGTTGCTCAGGTAGACTCAAAATTCAAAACAACTGTACAAATAGTGGGACTTTCAAATATTTTGGCTAAAATAATTGAAAATGAAACTTTGTCACAAAACGATAAGGAGTTATTAGAAGCATATAGCAAAGCATTGAATATTACACAGGATGACTATAACTATCTGACAGGTGAGATTGTTGAAACTCTAAAAAATGATGAATTATATAAAATGAGCACTTCGCTTATTGGATAA
- a CDS encoding aminotransferase class V-fold PLP-dependent enzyme — MIYLDNAATSFPKPKSVIDAVAQCLNDYCANPGRSGHTLAIQAARKVFEAREKVAEFFHVADSRNVIFTANATMAINCVFTSLLEDGDHVVVSSMEHNAVMRPLRYREQQGTITVSCVPCSDNGQVNADIIPFIKKNTKLVVVNHASNVNGAVLDIATIVKKVKKANPKTAILIDASQSAGIIPINVQAIGCDFVAFTGHKALYGPQGIGGLIINTKRPLKPFIMGGTGSKSESQYQPEFLPDMFESGTLNLPGIMGLKAGIEYIHPQIEEIKEKELTYIQRIVECLGSINGIKLYWSNSLNTQIGVISFSHEKISCSQIGQRLNDEFSICVRTGLHCAPLAHQTIGSFPDGTVRVSVGAFTKNGDIDVFCKAIETITKV, encoded by the coding sequence ATGATTTATCTTGATAATGCTGCAACAAGTTTTCCCAAACCAAAATCGGTTATAGATGCAGTAGCACAATGCCTTAATGATTACTGCGCCAACCCTGGGCGCTCCGGGCACACGTTAGCAATACAAGCTGCACGTAAAGTTTTTGAAGCACGTGAAAAAGTTGCTGAATTTTTCCATGTTGCAGATTCACGCAATGTCATTTTCACAGCAAATGCAACGATGGCAATAAATTGTGTTTTTACTTCACTGCTTGAGGATGGGGATCACGTTGTGGTATCATCCATGGAACACAATGCGGTTATGCGTCCTTTGCGGTATCGTGAGCAACAGGGAACCATAACTGTATCATGTGTTCCATGCAGTGATAATGGTCAAGTAAACGCTGACATTATACCGTTTATAAAGAAAAATACAAAGCTAGTTGTTGTAAATCATGCATCCAATGTAAATGGTGCTGTTTTGGATATTGCTACCATTGTTAAAAAAGTTAAAAAAGCAAATCCAAAAACAGCAATACTGATTGATGCTTCCCAAAGTGCAGGAATAATTCCAATTAATGTTCAAGCGATTGGTTGTGATTTTGTCGCATTTACCGGACACAAAGCACTGTATGGGCCACAGGGAATTGGGGGATTAATAATCAACACAAAAAGACCTTTAAAACCTTTTATTATGGGTGGGACTGGAAGCAAATCCGAAAGCCAGTATCAGCCTGAATTTTTACCAGACATGTTTGAAAGTGGTACGCTCAATCTGCCAGGCATCATGGGGCTTAAAGCTGGTATTGAATATATACATCCACAAATAGAAGAAATTAAAGAAAAAGAGCTCACATATATTCAAAGAATAGTTGAATGTTTGGGAAGTATCAATGGAATAAAATTGTATTGGAGCAATTCGTTGAATACACAGATAGGTGTTATTTCATTTTCACATGAAAAAATTTCTTGCAGCCAGATTGGTCAGCGTCTTAATGATGAGTTTTCAATTTGCGTGCGTACTGGGTTGCACTGTGCACCGTTGGCACACCAAACAATAGGCAGTTTTCCAGATGGTACTGTGCGCGTATCGGTTGGAGCCTTTACCAAAAATGGCGATATTGACGTATTTTGTAAAGCTATAGAAACAATAACAAAGGTATGA
- a CDS encoding acetate--CoA ligase family protein → MMHKLFYPDSVAIVGLSSRPNNIPRLTLENMLRWGYRGRIFGVNPKSEDEQVDGIRMFKSIEALPEVPDLVYALIPAKFVPGIVEECGKKGVKWMAIPSGGFSEYSEEGRMLAEQTVAAAKKYGIRFVGPNGLTVANVENGLCLPFVPILRPEFGGMSIVSQSGGVALMMWNVIMDENIGIAKFASIGNKLDCDEVDFLEYLGNDPATSIICMYLESVPRGADLIRVAEKINKPIVVYKSNTTQAGKKAAMSHTAAMSNDEEILNAAFEKAGIIRIYNYHDFFAVAKAFKLPPMRGKRIMVMSPAGGFAVMTADLCEQAGFEFADPGKEFYQSLQKFSNAGVIHFSNPLDLGDIYDPAFTAHVVYSVMHNENVDGAVYVSQRPQMPDRENVFSRMFLADLSKETWGAIVSSAKPLGICLLGLSRVMAQVKRTVNFPIFNSPEEMVRAMAFQMKFYTRLLQQKKDEPCTMSFDNAQQWIKKNAGEIGEDAMELLKAIDIQVPPSDIATTEKEAVAIAKRIGYPVVCKLVSKEILHKSDVGGVVVNVASDDAVREAFATIHANVLSHKPNAKIEGVRISKMADSGIDMFVGSKYDDSFGQVILYGFGGIYVEVFKDVAYSLCPTPKEEIKEKIAKLKSFALLKGARGQKPKDIDAYVDIIWKLSHLLAQAPQVKEMDLNPVRVFDSGCQVLDIRVKIVH, encoded by the coding sequence CAAGTTGATGGGATCAGGATGTTTAAATCTATTGAAGCATTACCTGAGGTTCCGGATCTTGTGTATGCACTGATTCCGGCAAAATTTGTACCGGGAATAGTTGAGGAATGTGGAAAGAAAGGCGTAAAATGGATGGCCATCCCAAGTGGGGGGTTTTCGGAATACAGTGAGGAAGGACGAATGCTTGCTGAACAAACTGTGGCAGCTGCAAAAAAATATGGAATACGTTTTGTAGGCCCAAATGGCTTGACTGTGGCAAATGTTGAAAATGGACTATGTTTACCATTTGTGCCAATCCTTAGGCCTGAGTTTGGTGGTATGTCAATTGTTTCTCAAAGTGGGGGTGTTGCCCTCATGATGTGGAACGTAATCATGGACGAAAATATAGGGATAGCCAAGTTTGCCAGTATTGGAAATAAACTTGATTGTGATGAAGTTGATTTTCTGGAATATTTAGGGAATGACCCCGCTACATCCATAATCTGCATGTATCTTGAAAGTGTACCACGAGGAGCTGATTTAATAAGAGTTGCTGAAAAAATTAATAAACCCATTGTTGTATATAAATCTAATACAACACAGGCTGGGAAAAAAGCAGCTATGAGCCACACAGCTGCTATGAGCAATGATGAAGAAATTCTCAATGCTGCATTTGAAAAAGCAGGTATTATACGCATATACAACTATCATGACTTTTTTGCAGTGGCCAAAGCATTTAAATTACCCCCTATGCGTGGGAAACGCATTATGGTTATGAGTCCTGCTGGCGGTTTTGCTGTCATGACTGCAGATTTATGTGAGCAGGCAGGTTTTGAATTTGCTGATCCTGGAAAGGAATTTTACCAGAGTTTGCAAAAATTTTCAAATGCAGGCGTAATCCATTTTTCAAATCCTCTGGATCTTGGCGATATTTATGACCCAGCTTTTACTGCCCATGTTGTGTATTCGGTTATGCACAATGAAAATGTTGATGGTGCGGTCTATGTAAGCCAGCGTCCTCAGATGCCTGATAGGGAAAATGTGTTTTCACGAATGTTCCTTGCCGACCTTTCCAAGGAAACGTGGGGAGCAATTGTGTCTTCGGCAAAGCCTTTGGGTATTTGCCTTCTTGGGTTGTCTCGTGTAATGGCGCAGGTCAAACGAACGGTAAATTTTCCAATATTTAATTCGCCAGAGGAAATGGTTCGTGCAATGGCATTCCAAATGAAATTTTATACTAGGCTCCTACAACAAAAAAAGGATGAACCCTGCACTATGTCTTTTGATAATGCACAACAGTGGATTAAAAAGAATGCCGGTGAAATTGGTGAAGATGCAATGGAACTTTTAAAAGCAATAGATATTCAGGTTCCACCATCAGACATTGCCACTACGGAAAAAGAAGCGGTGGCGATAGCAAAGCGCATTGGCTATCCGGTGGTATGTAAACTAGTATCAAAAGAGATATTGCACAAATCAGACGTTGGTGGTGTGGTTGTAAACGTTGCCAGCGATGATGCAGTAAGAGAGGCATTTGCAACGATTCATGCAAATGTACTATCGCACAAACCTAATGCAAAAATTGAAGGAGTCCGAATTTCAAAAATGGCTGATAGCGGCATCGATATGTTTGTGGGTAGTAAATATGATGATTCCTTTGGACAAGTGATACTGTATGGTTTTGGTGGCATTTATGTTGAGGTATTTAAGGATGTTGCCTATTCTTTGTGCCCTACACCAAAAGAAGAAATTAAAGAAAAGATTGCTAAATTAAAATCTTTTGCATTACTTAAGGGGGCCCGTGGGCAAAAGCCAAAAGATATTGATGCGTATGTAGATATTATCTGGAAGCTTTCACATCTTTTGGCACAAGCACCACAGGTAAAAGAGATGGACTTAAATCCAGTAAGGGTTTTTGACAGTGGTTGTCAGGTGCTTGATATCAGGGTAAAGATTGTACATTAA
- the pelF gene encoding GT4 family glycosyltransferase PelF, with translation MDFVAINKPDPSKKTVCIIAEGSYPYITGGVSAWIQDIISGLTNYNFIIFAISAEEDEPKYTFPPNVVGLVNKLLTSPVEKPQKKIHPSFFSSIESFHNDMMQKKDFSKFREIFNYINKNHYEPASLQRHLTSYKIVAQYNSVRNPLYPFSDYYWAWRASHEYMMKIMTWELPKADLYHTISTGYAGLCATCAKIKYNKPVILTEHGLYNKEREIDIKRATWVKGYQRDMWINIFNDLSTITYDYSDCVISLFEVNRNIQIAQGAKREKTLVIPNGIEIERYLDLKKETREEFSIGIVARVVPIKDVKNFIIMAKIVAESIPNVKFYIIGPTDEDESYYEDCAKLVENFQIQDKVVFTGKADVRQYYKFLDVLVLSSIREAQPLVILEAYAAGIPVVSTRVGNVPEMLDYNDILLADPKDSEKLAQGVIYLYNNPDYRKKLIASNRDKVIRFYNKKDLIATYDSLYAKFISMYTQ, from the coding sequence ATGGATTTTGTAGCAATCAATAAACCCGATCCATCAAAAAAAACAGTTTGCATTATTGCTGAAGGGTCTTACCCATACATAACAGGAGGTGTTTCGGCATGGATACAGGACATTATTTCAGGACTTACAAATTATAATTTTATTATTTTCGCTATCTCAGCAGAAGAAGACGAGCCAAAATATACTTTTCCTCCTAACGTTGTAGGTTTAGTTAACAAGCTTTTAACAAGCCCTGTTGAAAAGCCACAAAAAAAGATCCATCCATCTTTTTTTTCCTCTATAGAATCATTTCACAATGATATGATGCAAAAAAAAGATTTTTCTAAATTCAGAGAAATATTTAATTACATCAATAAAAACCATTATGAACCCGCATCACTTCAACGCCACCTGACAAGTTATAAAATTGTTGCCCAATATAATTCTGTACGAAATCCCCTTTATCCATTTTCCGACTATTACTGGGCATGGCGCGCATCACATGAATACATGATGAAGATTATGACATGGGAACTTCCTAAGGCAGATCTGTATCATACCATATCAACTGGGTATGCAGGGCTATGTGCTACTTGTGCAAAGATTAAATACAACAAGCCAGTTATCTTGACCGAACATGGGTTGTACAACAAAGAACGCGAGATAGACATTAAACGCGCTACCTGGGTAAAAGGATATCAGCGTGATATGTGGATAAATATTTTTAATGACTTAAGCACAATAACCTATGATTATTCCGATTGTGTTATATCACTTTTTGAAGTAAACCGGAATATACAGATAGCACAGGGAGCAAAGCGAGAAAAAACACTGGTAATTCCAAATGGCATAGAAATTGAGCGATACCTGGATTTAAAGAAAGAAACAAGGGAAGAATTTAGCATTGGCATTGTAGCACGAGTTGTACCAATAAAAGATGTAAAAAATTTCATTATAATGGCAAAGATAGTTGCAGAATCTATTCCTAACGTTAAATTTTATATCATTGGCCCTACTGATGAAGATGAAAGTTATTATGAAGATTGTGCCAAGCTAGTTGAAAATTTTCAGATACAGGATAAAGTGGTATTCACTGGTAAAGCTGATGTACGCCAATATTATAAATTTTTGGATGTTCTTGTCCTTTCAAGTATTCGTGAAGCACAGCCTTTAGTAATCCTTGAGGCATATGCAGCAGGAATACCCGTTGTTTCAACACGAGTTGGTAATGTCCCCGAAATGCTTGACTATAATGATATCCTTTTAGCGGATCCAAAAGATTCTGAAAAACTTGCGCAAGGGGTTATATATTTGTACAATAACCCCGATTACCGAAAAAAACTAATTGCTTCAAACAGGGATAAGGTTATTCGCTTTTACAATAAAAAAGATCTTATTGCTACTTATGATAGTCTCTATGCAAAATTCATAAGCATGTATACACAATGA
- a CDS encoding DUF3343 domain-containing protein, whose amino-acid sequence MIDYCVLLLPSVHDVMKAEKVLIAAGVDLNVMATPREISHNCGVVIRFDCSNISRILELLSELTVEKKIFKKIDENLFSEVTQA is encoded by the coding sequence ATGATTGACTATTGTGTACTTTTATTGCCCTCTGTTCATGATGTGATGAAAGCCGAAAAGGTACTGATTGCAGCGGGAGTTGATTTGAATGTGATGGCCACCCCACGGGAAATATCGCACAATTGCGGGGTGGTAATACGTTTTGATTGTAGTAATATAAGCAGAATACTTGAGTTACTTAGTGAACTTACTGTAGAAAAAAAGATCTTTAAAAAAATTGATGAAAATTTATTCAGTGAAGTTACTCAAGCGTAG